CCACAGCATCGCTACACGGTGCTGGGCACGGACGGCTTCGGCCGCTCCGACACCCGCGAGAACCTGCGCCGGCACTTCGAGGTCGACCGTAACTACGTGACCTACACGGCGCTGCACAGCCTGTACCTGGATGGCGACGTCAGCGAGAAAGACCTGCTGGCCGCCCGTGACAAACTCGGCATCGACGCCGACCGCATCTACCCCCTGAAGGCCTGATCATGGCGGAAAAGATTGAAGTCAAAGTACCGGACGTTGGTGATTTCGAAGACATCCCGGTGATCGAAGTCCTGGTCTCCGTCGGCGACACGGTCGAGGAAGAAGACTCGCTGGTCACGCTGGAGTCCGACAAGGCCACCATGGAAGTGCCGTCGCCCGCCGCCGGCACCATTGTCGAGCTGAAAGTGAAGCTGGATGACACCGTCAGCGAAGGCGATGTCGTGGCCGTGCTGGAAGTGTCCGGTGAAGGCGGTGAGACGGATAACGGTGAGAGCGGTGAAACGGAGGCGGCCGAAGCGCCTGCCGCCGAGGCCGCCGCCCCGGCTGAGCCGGAGAAACAACCCGAACCCGAAGCGCGGAAAGCAGAAGCCGATAAGCCGGCTGAAAAGGCCGCGCCGGCACCCAGCGCCGGCCCGCGGCAGTCGCCGCCGGTGCCTATTGGCGCCGACACCACGCTGCCCGACCGCGTGCCCTACGCCAGCCCGGCCATCCGCGCCTTCGCGCGTGAGCTGGGCGTCGACCTGTTCAAGGTCAGCGGCACGGGCCGCAAAGGCCGCATCCAGCGCGAAGACGTGTCCGGTTTCGTCAAGCAGGCCCTGGCCGGTGGCGCAGGCGCCGCGGCCGCTGGTGGCGGAGGCGGCCTGGACGTCGCGCCGCCGCCCAAGATTGACTTCAGCAAGTTCGGCGAGACCGAGGTCCAGGAACTGTCGCGGATCAAGAAGATTTCCGGCAAGAACCTGCACCGCAACTGGGTCA
This genomic stretch from Marinihelvus fidelis harbors:
- a CDS encoding dihydrolipoyllysine-residue acetyltransferase, producing MAEKIEVKVPDVGDFEDIPVIEVLVSVGDTVEEEDSLVTLESDKATMEVPSPAAGTIVELKVKLDDTVSEGDVVAVLEVSGEGGETDNGESGETEAAEAPAAEAAAPAEPEKQPEPEARKAEADKPAEKAAPAPSAGPRQSPPVPIGADTTLPDRVPYASPAIRAFARELGVDLFKVSGTGRKGRIQREDVSGFVKQALAGGAGAAAAGGGGGLDVAPPPKIDFSKFGETEVQELSRIKKISGKNLHRNWVTIPHVTHNDEADITALEAFRNANKAQAKAQGFNLTPLVFLIKGVVSALKKHPNFNASLDPTGENLILKRYFNIGIAVDTPDGLVVPVIRDCDKKGVMELAKELGDVSVRARDGKLKPADWQGACFSISSLGGIGGTDFTPIINSPEVAILGVSRSKMTPVWDGEVFRPRLMLPMSLSYDHRVIDGAQAARFCRTLAGQLEGQGLLSL